GTCAAGAATATCCCGAACCCTTGCTGGATAGAGGATACTGGAGCTGTCGATGTCTATCGGATCAAGATGAATGATGCCGATTCCGAACGATGAAGCAAGTCGTTCAAGTTCAGCGAGAAACTCATCATCTTGGAGTATCTCAGCAGCGACAAGATAGCCTTCATGTGCCCACGACGAGTTAGATACAGCCTGGAAGTATGCCTCTCTGTAGTTAGCCTTCGTAAGGCTCTTTTTCACCTCAAACGAGAAAAGCTTCAGAGAGTTGTTGTCAGAAAGGCGGTTGAATTCAATTACATCAGGACGCCAGTCGTCCAAAGGCAGATAGAATCCAACAATATCTGGATGAATCCACTCATTGTAACCGGATCTCTGCGATCTTTCATGAAAGATGGTCTTTGTAAAGATCGAGCGCCCACGGTTAAAACTCGGATTTGCATAAGCGAAGTAAGTAAGCAGTGGATGAATATCACGTTCGTGATACGCTGTCTTCTTTTCCTTCTTCTTAGATTCCTCTTTCTCAATCTTGGCAACTGCATCCGATGCTAATTCAGCCGCCCGATCTTTGAGAAAAAAGCGGGCAGGTCTTTTCCCGACTTTCATGAATCGGGAGTCTTCGTTGTCTCGAACTTCAACATACAGTTGCGCCCCAAGACTCTGCCACGGAGTCTTACCTGATGTCTTGATTTTGTCTGTAAGGCCATTCTCCTTTCCGGCCTGCCAAACCTCCTGATAAGTCAAAGGCTGGGTTGCCACTTTGAGAACATCATAGGCAAGGTCAAGAAAAGAGTAAACGGCCATATCTCGCCTCCATCGTTAAGCTTATCGTTGTGCAAAAAATATATCGATCAAAAACAGGTAAGCCAAAACACCATTTTATATCGATTTTAAACTCCATTTCCACACATTCATCGCTGAACTGCCGCTTCGCTTACCCTACCACCGCATCATCGGCAGCGGATCTTTCGGATGCGTTTTCATCCGCTCAAAGCTCAGGCGGGCGAGCGTAGCATGGAATCCGGCATTGGGATAGCGACGTTGGATTTCGCGGATGTAGCTACGGTTGAGCTCGAAGTTGCGGGCGCCGAGGGTGACGTCGATCCAGTCGGCTTTGCGGAACGGCTCGACAAGCCAGCCGGGCTTGCAACTCCACGGGGTGACCTTGTGGTGCTGTTCGATCATCGCTTTGATCTCATCCGTCCACTCGGCCTTGCTCGTCGAAGCGAGATAAGCACTGGCGAGCCGCTTGGAGGGTTCAAGATAGTCGAAGGTATTGTCCGTCCAGATGCCGAGGTCGTGAAACGCAGCGGCGATAGCGATTTTCTCGCGGCTCTCCCCTTCCGCTCCGGCAAGCGTGCAGGCAAAGATGAACACCCGGCGGCAATGGTTGCGGTAGCCTTCAAAATCACGCCCGATCGCTCCCAGCCAGGGATCGACCAGCGCATCGACCATTGACACCTCTGCAGGTTTGGCTTGCATCATCATATTTTTAATTTTCACGAAACAGGCTAAACCTTTTGGCGGCAAATCATGCACACCCTTTTGTATATTCCCCGAATCGTTAAAAAAATAAACTTTTCCGGACATTCCGAAGCAACGGATTACCTCTGAATGACCAATCAACCATTGAGGCGCTCATGATGAACAGGGACGAAAAAGAAGCGAGCAAAAGCATAGGATTGGCATGGGCGGCGAGCCTTGTGGTGACAGCACTGATCACGCTGCTGGCTTCGTTCTGGCTCCAGAGCGCGTCGATCATCAACGGCGGCTCCACCGGGTCCCAGAAGCAGGCGCTTCTGGCGAATATGCGGATGAACATCGCACGTTCCGCTGAAAAGGAGAAAAGCGCCGTCCTGACTACAAGCGACGAGGAATCGGCAAGGTTCGCCGAGGAGTCGAAAGCTGCGACCCGGGAGGTCAATCGTGACCTGAAAACACTTGAAGCGATCATCGCCAAAAGCGGCTCCGCAAAAGAGAAGGAGCTGGTCGCCAGATTTGGCAAATCGTGGGCAGAAGTTCAGCAGATCAACGCCGGGCTGCTCGAATCAGCCCCGCAACACACCAATGACAAGGCGCTTGAACTCTCAAACTCGATCGGCGCGGATCTGATGCATAAAATCGACGACAATCTCACCAAACTGACGGCAAAGGTCACTCCGCCTGCCAGAAAAGCGCAGATGGACAAGATCGCCGGAGATGCCCGCATCGCCATACGCAACATCGCACTGCTCCAGTCGCGCCATATCGATGCCATGGCTGACGCCGACAAGAAAAAGTTCGAATCCTCGATGCAGGCTGAACAGACAAAAGTCAGCTCCGCCCTGAAAGCACTCGACAAAATGACCAGCAAACAAAGCCGTCCCTACATCCGGGAAGCCAAAACCGACTTCAGCGAGTTCATGCGCGTCAACAGCGAAATCGTGCGTCTCTCGACACTGAACACCAACAGAAGCACCGCAGCCCTGTCGCTTGGCGACAAGCGCAAAGCCGATGCCGGGTGCGACCGCGCACTCGAAGCGTTACAGAAGCTCGCCAACGGAAAGCCGTAAAGCCCGGCTCCGTTCGTCCTCCACAACAGCCACCCGAATCATGCAAAAACCCGCCGACTCACACGAAGAGCGCCTCTCCGGTTCAGTCGAGCGGGTGACTTTTCACAGCGAGGAGTCGGGCTTCACGGTGCTGCGCCTCCGGGTCGCCGGGCAGCGTGAGCCGGTTGCTGTGGTAGGCCTCGCAACATCACCGGCGGTTGGAGAATTCATGGAGTGCGTCGGCACGTGGCAGAACGACCGCACGCATGGATTGCAGTTCAAGGCCTCGAAAATCACCCCCGCACAACCCACTACACTCGAAGGCAAGGAACGCTACCTCGCCTCCGGACAGGTGAAGGGACTCGGCAATTTCTACGCTAAAAAGCTGATCGAGCGTTTTGGTGACGCCGTGTTCGAAGTGATCGAGAACGATCCGGAGCGGCTGCTTGAAATCCCCGGCATCGGGCGCAAGCGGCTCGACATGGTCGTCAAATCGTGGGCCGAGCAGAAAGCGATCCGCGACATCATGCTCTTCCTGCAATCGCACGGCATCGGTACAGCGCGGGCCTGGAAGATTTACCGCCGCTACCGCGAACAGGCCATCGCAACGATCACCGAAAACCCGTACCGCCTCTCGCTCGACATCGAAGGCATTGGCTTCCAGACCGCCGACGCCATCGCCACGAGCCTCGGCGTCGCGAAAAATTCACTGATGCGGGCCGAAGCGGGCATCAGCCACGTGCTCGGCGAGCTGTCGCAGAACGGCCACTGTGCGGTGCCGGAAGAGACGCTGATTGACGAGGCGTCGCGCCTGCTCCAGATCGACCATCCGCTCGTGGTCGAAGCGGTGAAAAATGAAAAGCTGACGCGCCGCATCGTGGGCGAAACGATCGACGGCGTGCCGTGCATCTTCCTCGAATCGCTGCATCGCGCCGAAACGGGCGTCGCCTCCGGCCTGCATCGCCTGATGCGCGGCCCGCTGCCGTGGAATGCACTTGATCCGCACGACGCGCTGCCGTGGATCGAGGAGACGACAGCTCTCGAACTCTCGCCATCGCAGCGCAGCGCAGTGACGCTCGTGCTGGCGAGCAAGGTCTCGATCATCACCGGCGGGCCGGGCGTCGGCAAAACGACGATCCTCAAAGCAATCCTCTCGGTGCTCCAGCGCGAAAAGGTCTCCGTGGCGCTCTGTGCTCCCACCGGACGCGCGGCCAAACGGCTCACCGAATCGACCGGCATCGAGGCCAAGACGATCCACCGCCTGCTCGAATTCGACCCGCAGGCGTTTGACTTCAAGCGCGGACGCGGCAACCCGCTCGACGCCTCGTTCGTGGTGGTTGACGAAACCTCGATGGTCGATGTGGTGCTGATGCAGAAGCTCGTGGCGGCCATCCCTGACCACGCGGCGGTGGTCTTCGTCGGCGACGTCGATCAGCTCCCATCGGTCGGTCCCGGCGCGGTGCTCGCCGATATGATCTCGTCGGAGGCGATCCCGACCGTGCGGCTCACCGAAATCTTCCGGCAGGCCGCCGAGTCGATGATCGTCGTCAACGCCCACCGCATCAACCAGGGCGACATGCCGCTCACCGCCGAGGGCGAGGAGCTGTCGGATTTCTACGTGGTGAAGGCGGCCTCGGCCGAGGAGATTCACGACAAGGTGATACAGCTCGTCACGGAGCGCATCCCGAAGCGCTTCGGCCTCGATGCGGTCAAAGACGTGCAGGTGCTCACGCCGATGAACAAGGGGGGCGTCGGCGTGCACGCGCTGAACGCCGAGCTTCAGGCGAAGCTCAACCCAGCTTCCGAGCCGAAGGTCACGCGCTTCGGCACCACCTTCGCGCCAGGCGACAAGGTGATCCAGACAGTCAACAACTACGACAAGGAGGTCTTCAACGGCGACATTGGCCTCATCGAAGCGATCGACCCGGAGGCGGAAATCGCGACAGCCTTCTTCTTCGACCACCACCGCGCCGAGTACGATTTCAACGATCTCGACGAACTCTCGCTCGCCTACGCCACAAGCATCCACAAAAGCCAGGGTTCCGAGTACCCGGCTGTCGTCATTCCGCTCGCCATGCAGCACTTCACGCTGCTCGAACGCAACCTCATCTACACGGCGGTCACGCGCGGACGCAAGCTCGTGGTGATCGTTGCCGAGCCGAAAGCGCTCACACTCGCCATCAAAAACTGCAAGTCAAAGCGCCGCCTGACCGGGCTCGTGCAGCGGCTCAGAGAGTCCGGGAAACAAAGCTGGCAAAATTTGTAAGCACCCGACCGGCAAACGGCGCTTCAGTTACAGCGTCGCGTAACGCTCCGGCATCTTCGGCAGCCGCTTCGAGGTCAGCGATCTCATCGCGCAGGTAAACTGCCATGATCTGCCTCGTGTACTCGGGATGGAACTGTACGCCCCACGCCGATTCGCCCACACGGAAAGCGTGGTTCGGCTCGAAGCCGTTGAAGGCGAGATGAACAGCGCCCAGCGGCAGCCACAGCACGCTCTGCGCGTACGTGGCGTTGGCGACGAACCGCGCGGGGATGCCGTCGAAAAGCGCGTCGCGCTCGCCGTCAGGCGTCAGCTCGATGGAGACCGTGCCCGCCTCCCGCCCGTGCGGATGGCGATCAGCTCCCGAATCCACCACCCGATGGCGACGCTCCACAGCAAATTGTCGATCACCATCGCGTGCGAGCCGGTCACACCCCGGCACACAGCTCCGGAGCAGGCAACGCCTCGCCCCACCCACTCCTCGAAATCCCCCCAGCCGCTGCGCCTCGGTGGCGAAGGCGCTCCCTGCCTTGATGATGTACAGATTTTTCATAAACGATGATGTCAGATGATCGTATTCGATGCCGCAAAGCGATCATCTTTCGCAGGCGAAAACAATCGCCCTGAGCCGGTTATCGCTCATTTTTCGTATATTGGCCGCAAATCAACAGCTGGCTAGCTGGCTGCCAGCGCCTGCCGAATCACAGGATGAAACACCACTCACTCATATTTCTGACCGGCTTCAGCGGTTCAGGCAAATCGACCATCGGCCCGCTCCTGGCCAACTCGCTCGGCTTCGAGTTCATTGACCTCGACCGCGAAATCGAGCTTACCGCCGGGAAGAGCATCAACCGGATTTTCGCCGAAGATGGCGAGGCCGCCTTCCGCTCGCTCGAACTCCGGACGCTCGAAAAGATCGGCCAACAGGAGCGGATGGTGGTCTCGCTTGGCGGCGGCGTGCTCGAAAACGACCGATGCTTCGAGCTGATCCGCTCGCACGGCACCCTGATCTACCTCAAGTCCAGCCCTGAAATTCTCACGCTCCGGCTCCAGCACAAGACCGACCGCCCCCTGCTCAAAGGCCCGGACGGGCGGAAGCTGACGCGAGAAGAGATCCAGCAGCGCATCGCGGAGCTTCTGAAAAAACGGGAACCCCGCTACCTGAAAGCCGATCTGGTGCTCTTCACCGACTCGAAAAAGATCGGCGCAAGTGTCGAGGAGTTGACACGCAAAATCGAGCGGCACATCCGCCGCGCGTCGAAAAACAACACTAACGAGAAGTAAGACATGCAGACTCCGTCCAGCCATATCATCGTCAGAACGCCGGTCATCGACTCCGTCGGTGAACTCTACGCCACAAGGGGACTCGGCAAGAAAACCGTGCTGCTTTTCGACGAGAACACCCGCAGGCTTTTCGGCGACGCGATCATCGAATCGATGCAGCGCCAAGGCTTCCGCACCATCGAGCTGGTCGTGCCCGCACGCGAGACCTCGAAAAGCGTTTCGACGGCATGGAAACTCTATGGACAGATGATCGAGGCGGACGTTGACCGGAGCTGGAACCTGCTCTGCGCAGGCGGCGGAGTGGTAGGCGACCTCGGCGGCTACATCGCGGCAAGCTACTACCGCGGCATTCCGGTGGTGCAGCTCCCAACGACGCTGCTCGCCATGACCGACAGCTCCATTGGCGGCAAGGTGGCCATCAACCACCCGCTCGGCAAAAATCTCATCGGCTTCTTCCATATGCCGGAGCTGGTGCTGATCGACCCCGCCTACCTCAGGACACTCCCCTCTCGTGAAATTTACGGAGGCATGTCGGAAGTGGTGAAGTACGGATTCATCGCTGACCGGGAGTTTTTCGACCTGCTTACCAAACATTGGGACGAGGTGGTACGCCTCGAAGAACCTTGGCTCTCCAAAGCGGTCAGCCGCAGCGCTTTCATCAAGGCCAACGTGGTGGAAAAGGATTTCCGCGAAACCTCTGGACTGCGAGCGACGCTGAACTTCGGCCACACCTTCGCGCACGGCCTCGAAAAGATGGCCGGGTACCGCAACCTGCGCCACGGCGAGGCAGTCACCATCGGCATGGTCTGCGCGCTCTTCCTTTCGCACCGGCCGGGATTCCTCGCCGAAGCTGATCTGCGCGAAGGACTCGCGCTGCTCGCCCGCTTCCGCTTCCCGCGCGGCCTGGTCAACAAGCGCTTCCTTTCACTCGACCGCGACGAGCTGGTGGAGAGTATGCTCTCCGACAAAAAGAAGATCGACAAGCAGCTCCGCTTCGTCCTGCTCGACCGCATCGGGCACGCTTTCCTGCACGACAAGGACATCACAAAAACCGATGTGCTGCAGGCAATTGACGATGCAATGGGGTGGTTCTCTTCAGCAGGGTTTTAACCCTGCTGCCACTCGATCGTTACATTCTTTTCTGTTGTCCCGGCTTTCAAGCCGGGGTGAGAAGAGAAAAGGTAAGCCTCAAGGTCGAAACTTTGTAGCGGCGGGATTCACGGCATATTCATCCGCAGCAAAAGATCGCTGCCGCGCAGGACAGCGAGTTCGTCGATAACACTGACAGGGCCGATCTCCGGAACGATAATCCTGCTATTGCCGCCGGTGACAATCACTTCGACCGTTGACTCGCCAAAGTCGCGTACAAGGTCGCCGCGAATGGCGTCCACGAGGCCGCCGATCTGTTTGACCACTCCCCAGAAAACTCCGCTTTTGATGCATTCGGTCGTCGAGCGCCCGAGAAGGCTCTCCGGCCTGTCGATGCGCACCTGGGGAAGCTGGGCGGTTCTCGAATGAAGCGCTCCGGCCATCATGTCGATACCCGGCATGATGAGACCACCGCGATAATTCCCCACCGTGTCGAGCACGTCGAAGGTGATGGCCGTGCCGATATCGACGGCGATAACCGGTTTTTCAGAAAAGAGATGTCGGCTCCATGCGCACAGGGCAAGGCGATCCGCGCCGAAGGTGTGCGGGGTTGCGTAGTCGAGACGAAAAGGAAAACGGAGCTTACAGCAGATGGTCAGCACCGGTACGGAGAAAAGTGATTCGAGAAGCGCCGAACCGACGGCGGTAGCGGAAGGCACCACGCTGCAAATGGCGATGGCCTGTGGCTCGCCGTGCTTCCGGGCCATGTTGCCAAACACTTCGCGCATTGTGCTGGAATCGGCAAACAACGCACTCGGTACCGACTCGACCGACGGCTCTTCATCACCGGTGAAAATCGCCAACGTCGTGCTGGTATTGCCGATGTCAACGACCAGCCGCACAGGCACGTCGGCAGCTCGTGCGCCCCGGGAACTCTGCATGGGAAATGCGCCGGATACCGTGTTTAGGGCCGTTTGATCTGCAAGCCCGTCCTGGCCGACAGCGCTGCAAGCAGCTTGTCAACGTCCGGAAGGCCGTATTTGCCCTCGGTGACGGTGATCGAATCCCGGAGTCCGGCGTTTTTGGCAACAATGAAAATCTTCGGCGGCGGGTTGTAGGTCACCGGTTCCTGATAAATCGACACGATGTCTTTCAAAAGAAACATCTTCTTCTCGCCGTTGCGGTAACGGTACTCGATGCGGTCGGGCGTAAGCAAAACGGAATCTCCGTCATTGCCATGTTGCGCGACGAATTTCGTGTTGTAATACGACGGAACGCCGAGGGCGATGGTCGTCATGATGACCAGAAGGGCAGTTTTCCAGAAACAGCCGAAATCGACGCCATAACTGAACTTGCCGTACCGGTAGAAAATGGCCCACCCTCCAGCGAGAAACAGCATGGCCAGCGTCCAGGTAAAGTAGTAGTAGTTGTTGAGCCACCAGCCGGGATACGACATCGGGTACTGGAAGAGTTCGGTCATGGGCGCAAACCTTGAGATGTTTCTTGTTATCTTTGAACGACAATTATACGGCTTTTCGAGCGATAAACACAAAGCCGTTCCAACATCATCCCGCTCAAACCCGAAGTAAAAGACCTATGAAATCGTACCACAAAGAGCTCTGGATGGAGGTGCCATCGCGAATGGATTTCGTCAACATCACCCGCGACGTTTCGCGTGCGCTCGATGAAAGCGGCATCCGGGAGGGGCTGTGCCTGGTCAACGCGATGCACATCACCGCCTCGGTCTTCATCAACGACGACGAACCGGGCCTGCACGCCGACTACAAGCAGTGGCTCGAAGAGCTTGCCCCGCACAACCCGTCGCATTACCAGCACAACCGCACCGGCGAGGACAATGGCGACGCGCACCACAAACGCCAGATCATGGGTCGCGAAGTGGTGGTGGCCGTCACCAAAGGCGAACTTCACCTCGGCCCCTGGGAACAAATCTTCTACGGAGAGTTCGATGGACGCCGCCGCAAACGAGTGCTCATCAAAATCATCGGAGCGTAGTCTTCCCTTTTTCAGCCACCGCGTCCTCTTCTCCGCCCAAAACAAAAGAGGCCCGCTTTCGCAGGCCTCTTTTTACTTGTGCTTTCGCTCCAGCTCTTAGTGCTCGAAGAGCATCTCGGAGTAGGTTGGAAGCTGCCAGCGGCTGCGATCGACCTGTACCTCGATCTTGTCGGCAACCTCGCGGATGGCATTCATGCAGGGCAGAAGCCTTGCAGAGCAGAAATCGGCCTTGTCGAGCTCGCTCTCCTGCTCTTCCATCTCCTCGATGGTCTCTTCGAGAATGGCGGTCAGATCAATCAGCTTCGACAGATCTTCGGCCAGCGTCTTGAGAAGACCAGCCTGGCTCTGGAGCGCTGCATCGGACAGGCCGATGGATTCAGCGGCTGCAGCCAGGTTGTTGAAGGAGCTGGCCAGATCGCCCTGGTACTCCGATGCGTCCGGAATAACCATGGTCTTGATCATGAGCAGAAGCGTGCGAGCCTCGATATCGATGCCTTTGACGTAGCGCTCAATACGGACGTTGTAGCGGGACTCGATCTCCTCGGCAGTCAGAACGCCGTACTTGACGAACATACTGACGGTGTCCTTGTCGGTCCAGGCGCGAACCGATTCCGGGGTGTTCTTCATGTTCGGCAGACCACGCTCGGCAGCAGCCCTCTGGAGATCTTCGCTGTAGTTGTCGCCAGGGTAACGCACAGCCTTGGTGGCGATGATGCCATCGCGCACGGCGGCGAGAATCGCATCCTCTTTAGCCATGCCGCCCTCGATCTTGGCGAGAATTTCAGCGTTCAGGTCATCGAGGGCTTCGGCCATAATGGTATTGAGCACCATGTTCGGAACCGAAATCGGCTGGCTGGAGCCAACGGCGCGGAACTCGAACTTGTTGCCGGTGAAGGCGAACGGCGAGGTGCGGTTACGGTCGGTGTAGTCCTTGTTGAGCACCGGCACGTGGCTGAGGCCGAGGTCAAGAATCTGCTTCTCGGTTTTTAGATCGACCTTGCCGCTCTCGATGGCGTCAAGCACCTTCTCAAGCAGGTCGCCAAGGAAGACGGTGATAACAGCCGGTGGAGCCTCGTTGGCGCCAAGACGGTGATCGTTGCCGATGCTGGCGACCGACGCGCGGAGAATCGCGGAGCGTTTCAGCACACCCTTGAGCACGGCGACGAGGAAAACGAGGAAGCTGATGTTGGACTCAGGAGTATCACCGGGATCGAGAAGGTTCATGCCGCCATCGATGCCGATCGACCAGTTGTTGTGTTTGCCAGAGCCGTTGATGCCTGCGAAGGGCTTTTCAAAGAGAAGAAGGGCAAAGCCTTTCTTGTCGGCCACCTTGCGCATCACCTCCATGACGAGCAGGTTGTGATCGGAAGCAAGGTTGACTTGTTCGAAGATCGGAGCGATTTCGAACTGGTGCGGAGCAACCTCGTTGTGACGAGTCTTGGCCGGAATGCCGAGCAAGAAGAGTTCCTCTTCGACCTCTTGCATGAACTCGAGCACGCGATCAGGAATCGAACCGAAGTAGTGATCCTCAAGCTGCTGACCCTTCGGCGGCAGTGCACCAAGCAGGGTGCGGCCAGTCATTATGAGGTCAGGACGCTGGGCATAGAACTTTTTGTCGATCAGGAAGTACTCCTGCTCGGGACCGGCATAGGTGTTGACCTTGGTCACGCCAGTGATACCGATGGTATCGAGCAGGCGGATGGCGGCCTTGCTGACAGCATCCATGGAGCGCAGCAGCGGAGTCTTCTCGTCAAGAGCCTCACCGTGATAAGAGATAAAGACCGTCGGAATGCAGAGGGTCATGCCCTTGCCGCCCTTCATCAGGAATGCCGGGCTGGAGGGGTCCCATGCGGTGTAGCCGCGGGCCTCGAAGGTCGAACGCATGCCGCCCGACGGGAAGCTCGAAGCGTCAGGCTCACCCTGGATGAGCTGCTCGCCCGAAAAACGCTCGATCACGGTGCCATCCATCTGGGTGGTCAGGAAGGCATCGTGTTTTTCTGCGGTCGTGCCGGTCATCGGCTGGAACCAGTGGGTATAGTGGGTAGCGCCATGCTCCATAGCCCACTCTTTCATCCCGTGGGCTACAACGCCAGCGATGTCAGCGGGAAGTTTCTTGCCAGCTTTGATCGTGTCCTGCAGCGCCTTGAACACCTCTTTGGGAAGCTTTGCTCTCATGGCTTCAGTACCAAAGGTCAATGCGCCATAGTAGGACGCCACCGGTTTTTTGCTCTCGTTACTCAAGAGATCCTCCTTTACTTGTTTTGGACTGTTTTAAACGTGGTTGATTAAACCTGAAATGACTGCTGGCTATTTTTTCGATTTCTTTTCATCGAAGGTAATCAGCACCTGCCGGTCCTGCAGATTGTTGCGAACAATCTCGGCGCAGATCCGGTTATTCTTTTTCAACTGCGAAAGAACGATACTCGTATTGGTACCCAATACTCCCGGCCAGCTCTGGATGCGCGACAGGAACCGCTCAAGGGAAGCTGTGTTGTGCGTCATAACCTTGAGGATATGCGAGCCCTCTCCGGTTACGGAGTAGCACTCCATGATCTCCTCTTCTTTCATGACATGCTCCACGAACGACTTGTAGTGCTTCGAGGAATCGACGCGGACACGCACAAACGCCTGGATGTCGAACCCGAGCTGACGCTCATCGACCTCCATCGTGAACCCCTTAATGATACCGTTCTTCTGCAATTTGTCGAGCCGCTCGCTGACCGATGGAATCGACAGGCCGACAACCTCGGCCAACTCACTCAACCGTATCCGGCCGTTGCCGCCAAGAGATTCGATGATCTTCAGATCGATGAGGTCAAGGTGTCCGGACATAAGCAGAATCTTCGGTTTTGTAGTAAATTAATGAAATCTAAGAAATAAACAAGCTTATTCTAAATTATGAGGGCATCAACCATTATTTCCCCTTAATATTTTAGGATTTTATCCCAACCACAGGCTGGCATCACTGAATAAAAATCTTGTTATTTGCAAACAAGAATGTAAGTTAATAATCTATGTCTCTCAACTGCTTTCTCTGCGTAGCACTGCCGCCGGTGCGTCCTCCCAGAGTCAGCAAATAGACATTGATTACCTTTATCGACCACGTTACCGCCATGAAAGAGTTGTCCAGAAAGTTCTCCGCTGATGAACCAGATGCCCCGAATTCCCCCGGTCGATTGATATCGAGGCCGGTAAGAGACTCGCGCCCCGCATTTCAAGATTTGCGGTTCATTGTTAAGGAATCACTCAACCTCGGTTTTCGCTTTTTCGATGAAGTGGACCGGATGCTTCAGAAATTCAAGGGCGAGGAGCCTGAAAAGCAAAACAGCGAGGAAAAGGCGGATGATCCTTCGTAAGCCTTCGGAATTCTGGCCCCTGGCAACTCCCGTCACCCTTTCGGGAAAACGTCTCAAACCTTATATTCTGCATTATTTTTGAGCATCTCCAACCTCAAGTCATCCAAGCAACATTGAAAGTAGCCATATTCGGAGCCGGTGTCGCCGGTCTCAGCGCGGCCATCGAACTGGTCGATCGCGGCCATACCGTCGAACTGTATGAAAAACGCAAGGTTCTCGGCGGAAAAGTTTCGGTCTGGAAAGACAGTGACGGCGACTCGATCGAGTCCGGACTGCATATCGTCTTCGGCGGTTACACTCAGCTTCAGAAGTATCTGGACAAGATCGGCGCGGGCGATAACTATCTCTGGAAGGATCATTCGCTGATCTATGCCGAGTCGGACGGCAAGCAGTCATTCTTCAAAAAGGCCAACCTGCCAAGCCCGTGGGCGGAGGTGGTCGGCGGCTTGCAGGCGGACTTCCTCACCATGTGGGACAAGATTTCGCTTAT
The nucleotide sequence above comes from Chlorobaculum tepidum TLS. Encoded proteins:
- a CDS encoding glutamine synthetase III, which codes for MSNESKKPVASYYGALTFGTEAMRAKLPKEVFKALQDTIKAGKKLPADIAGVVAHGMKEWAMEHGATHYTHWFQPMTGTTAEKHDAFLTTQMDGTVIERFSGEQLIQGEPDASSFPSGGMRSTFEARGYTAWDPSSPAFLMKGGKGMTLCIPTVFISYHGEALDEKTPLLRSMDAVSKAAIRLLDTIGITGVTKVNTYAGPEQEYFLIDKKFYAQRPDLIMTGRTLLGALPPKGQQLEDHYFGSIPDRVLEFMQEVEEELFLLGIPAKTRHNEVAPHQFEIAPIFEQVNLASDHNLLVMEVMRKVADKKGFALLLFEKPFAGINGSGKHNNWSIGIDGGMNLLDPGDTPESNISFLVFLVAVLKGVLKRSAILRASVASIGNDHRLGANEAPPAVITVFLGDLLEKVLDAIESGKVDLKTEKQILDLGLSHVPVLNKDYTDRNRTSPFAFTGNKFEFRAVGSSQPISVPNMVLNTIMAEALDDLNAEILAKIEGGMAKEDAILAAVRDGIIATKAVRYPGDNYSEDLQRAAAERGLPNMKNTPESVRAWTDKDTVSMFVKYGVLTAEEIESRYNVRIERYVKGIDIEARTLLLMIKTMVIPDASEYQGDLASSFNNLAAAAESIGLSDAALQSQAGLLKTLAEDLSKLIDLTAILEETIEEMEEQESELDKADFCSARLLPCMNAIREVADKIEVQVDRSRWQLPTYSEMLFEH
- a CDS encoding Lrp/AsnC family transcriptional regulator encodes the protein MSGHLDLIDLKIIESLGGNGRIRLSELAEVVGLSIPSVSERLDKLQKNGIIKGFTMEVDERQLGFDIQAFVRVRVDSSKHYKSFVEHVMKEEEIMECYSVTGEGSHILKVMTHNTASLERFLSRIQSWPGVLGTNTSIVLSQLKKNNRICAEIVRNNLQDRQVLITFDEKKSKK